In Magnetospirillum sp. 15-1, the genomic stretch TCGGCCTGCTGACCCTGGTGCTGCTGCGCTCCATGAAGGCGGAGGAAAAGGCCCAGAAAGCCACCGAGCAGGCCCGGCACGAGGCCGAACTGATCCTCTCCAAGGCGGGCGAGGGGATTTGCGGCGTCAATGCCGCCGGGCGGGTCACCTTCATGAATCCCGCCGCCCGCGTCATGCTGGGCTGGGACCATGAGGACCCCACCGGCCAGAACCTGCACGTCACCAACCACCACAGCCGGGCCGACGGCAGCGATTATCCCGGCGACCAATGCCCGGTCGCCCACACCCTGAGCGACGGCGAGACCCGCGAGGTGCAGGGAGAGACCTTCTGGCGGCTCAACGGCTCCAGCTTTCCGGTGGAGTTCATCGTCACCGGCATCATGGACGAAAACGTCGTCAAGGGGGCCGTGCTGGTGTTCCGCGACATCAGCGAGCGTCTGGCCGCCGAACAGGCGCTGACCAATCAGGCCACCGAACTGTCGCGCTCCAACGCCGATCTCGAGCAGTTCGCCTATGTGGCCAGCCACGATCTGCGCGAACCGCTGCGCCAGGTGGCCAGCTTCGTATCGCTGCTGGAGCGCCGCTACGGCCCGGCCATGGACGACGACGCCCGCGACTACATCGCCTATGCCCGCGAGGGCGCCAAGCGCATGGACCGGCTGATCATCGATCTGCTGGAATTCTCGCGCATCGGCCACCGCTCCCTGCCGGTGGAGACGGTCAACCTGGGCGACGTCGTCGACGAGGCCATCGCCAATCTGCGCACCACCATCATCGAATCCGGCGCCCAGGTGGAACGGACCCCCGGCATGCCGGTCCTTCCCCTGGTTCGCGACGACATGGTGCGACTGTTCCAGAACCTGATCGGCAACGCCCTGAAATACCGCCACCCCGAACGCACCCCCATCGTCCGCGTCACGGCGACCCGGGAGGACAACGGCTGGGTGGTGTCGGTCACCGACAACGGCATGGGCATCGACCCGCAGTTTTCCGAGCGCATCTTCGGCATCTTCCAGCGCCTGCACACCCGCGACAAGTTCGAGGGCACCGGCATCGGACTGGCCATCGTCAAGAAGATCGTCGAGCGGGCCGGCGGCAAGGTCTGGGTCGAGTCCAATTCGGGCGAGGGCAGCGCCTTCCACGTGGTCCTGCCGGCTTGACCGCCATCATGCCCGGATCGCGCGAAGGCCGGTAATCTTTCCCCCGTCATCCCGGAAGCGCCAGCGCTGTCCGGAACAGCGACAAGAGGAAGGCCGAGTCCATGATCACCGAAGACGACATCCTCGAAGCCCTGCGTCAGGTCATCGACCCCGACGTGGGCGTCAACATCGTCGACCTGGGACTGGTGGAAAAGGTGCGGATCGCCCCGGAAGGCATCTATGTGGACCTGATCATGACCACCCCGGCCTGTCCGCAGAGCGCCTATCTCAGCGACGAATCCGAACGGGTGGTGCGCGCCGCCGCCAAGGACGAATTGCCGGTCAGCGTCGAGGTGCTCGATTCCCCCTTCTGGGAGCCGTCGCGCATGTCGGCCTCGGCCAAGTCCATCATGGGCTGGCCGGGATGATCAGCCTTACCGCGCGGCGCCTGCCCCTGCTGATGGCCGGGGCCGTCTCCCTGGTGGCCGGCATCGTCGCCGGCGAGGGCCGCATGGGCTGGCCGGTGGGCGGCGCCGACCTGATGCTGGTGCACGGGCCGCTGATGATCTGCGGCTTCTTCGGCACGGTGATCGGACTGGAACGCGCCGTCGCCCTGGGCAAGCCGTGGGGCTACGGCTCGCCGCTGGCCACCGCGCTGGGCGGCATGCTGCTGATCGCCGGTTATCCCCAGGGCGGCGCCATCCTGCTGCTGTTCGGCAGCCTGACCTTCGCCGCCATGAGCCTTGCCGTGATCATTCGTCAGCGCGAGGTGTTCACCACGGTACTGGGCCTGGGCGGCCTGACCTGGGCGGCGGGTAATCTGCTGTGGCTGGCGGGCGGCAACGCCGCCGACGCGGTGCCGCTGTGGGCCGCCTTCCTGGTGCTGACCATCGCCGGCGAGCGCCTGGAACTGTCCCGTTTTCTGCCGCCCTGGCGCTGGCGCACCCCCACCCTGTTCCCTCCCCTGCTCCTGCTGCTGGCCGGCATGGTGCTGGGGTCCTGGATACTATTCGGCCTGGGCCTCGCCCTGCTGACCCTGTGGTCGCTGGTCAACGACGTGGTGCGCCGCACCATCCGCCAGCCCGGCCTGACCCGCTATGTGGCCATATGCCTGCTGTCCGGCTATTTCTGGGCGCTGGCCGCCGGCCTGATGATGACCCGATTGGTGCCGGGCGCCACCGGCGTACTCTACGACGCCGCCCTGCATTCCCTGTTCGTCGGCTTCGTCTTCGCCATGGTGTACGGCCATGCCCCCGTCATCCTGCCCGCCGTGCTGCGGGTGGCGGTTCCCTACAAGCCGGTGTTCTACCTGCCGCTGTTCCTGCTGCACGCCTCGCTGGGGCTGCGCGTCGTGGGCGACCTGATCGACGTCCATGCCGTCCGCCAGTGGGGTGGCCTGGGCAACGCGGTGGCCATCGCGGCGTTCATCGTCACCATGCTGGTGACGGTGCTGGGCGCGAGGAAGCGGTAATCACTTCCTCGGCTTGATCCGCGCCGTGGGTTCGGCCTGCATGGGGTCGTCGGGCCACCAGTGCTTGGGATACTGGCCCTTGAGGTCGGCCTTGACCTGCCTGTAGGCGTTGGCCCAGAAGCTGGCGAGATCGCGGGTGACCTGCATGGGGCGGCGGGCCGGCGACAGCAGATGGAGCAGCAGCGCCACCTTGCCGCCGCCGATGCGCGGCGTCTCGGCACAGGCGAACATCTCCTGCAGCCGCACCGCCAGCACCGGCACCTCGCCGGAATAATCGATGGGAACCCGCGAGCCGGACGGCACCTCCACATGGGTGGGAGCCAGATCGTCCAGGCGCTTCTTCTGCTCCCAAGACAGCAGGCCGGAGAGTGCCGCCCCCAGATCGAGCCGGGTCAGATGGGCACGCCGCGTGATGCCGGCGAGGTAAGGCACCAGCCATTCCCCCAGCCCGGCCAGCAGCGCCGCCTCGGACAGATCGGGCCACTCCCCCTCGGGCTCCAGCCCGCGCACGAAGGCGACACGGCGGCACAGCCGCTCCAGCTCGGGCGTCCAGGGCAGCGCGGCCAGCCCCATCTGCCGCACCCCTTCGGCCATGGCGGCGGCCAGCGCCTCGGGATCGGCGGATTTCAGAGGCTTGTCCTCCAGGACCAGCGACCACAGCACCCGACGGGCGCGGGCCTGCACCACCTCGTCGCGCCCATCCCAGCGGCAGACGGTCTCGGCGCGGATATCGCCTTCGAACTGCGCCTCGATCTCCGCCAGGGTCAGGGGCGCCGCCAGGAAGATACGGGCCTCGCGGCGATCGCCGTCGGTCTCGGCCAGGACCAGCCATTCCTCGGCGGCCAGGGGCTCGTGGGCGGGAAACACCGCCCCGCCGCCGCCGGTCATGGCGTAGCGCGGCTCGCCCCCCGGCCGCCGCCGGGCAATGCGGTCGGGATAGGCGAAGGCCAGCAGCAGCCCGGCATCGCCCCGGTCACCCATCTGCTCGCCCGCCCTGAGGCCCAGGCGGCGGCGGGCTTCGCGGGCCGACTGGCGGGCACGGGCCAGGGCGCCCCTGTCCACCGGCAGCCCCCGTTCCTCGCCGCGCAGGGCGTCGA encodes the following:
- a CDS encoding ATP-binding protein, which translates into the protein MNLRPSNRRILVGLLGAMLLVLWGFVAYWSWSQRKSVIVSSTVILEQLTTAAEEQTLRLFRHAETSLMVSNHWLAEHPQLDPGDSPSFIALVDRLRHMSDGMLDIRMVTRSGGLHYIPRRGPKALADVSDRDYVKAQSRMETRGFFIGNPLISRVTGKWGIPVSVPVDKGGADTTVLFAAIELDRIAKTFEAERIKPSGSIAILRADGTFLFRVPQEDHVIGLNIADTPSFKENYALSLKGVFRSSSQFIDGKERIVSFQRLRDYPLIVIVTAGIDDLLAPWRRETATLVAIAGLVSMAIGLLTLVLLRSMKAEEKAQKATEQARHEAELILSKAGEGICGVNAAGRVTFMNPAARVMLGWDHEDPTGQNLHVTNHHSRADGSDYPGDQCPVAHTLSDGETREVQGETFWRLNGSSFPVEFIVTGIMDENVVKGAVLVFRDISERLAAEQALTNQATELSRSNADLEQFAYVASHDLREPLRQVASFVSLLERRYGPAMDDDARDYIAYAREGAKRMDRLIIDLLEFSRIGHRSLPVETVNLGDVVDEAIANLRTTIIESGAQVERTPGMPVLPLVRDDMVRLFQNLIGNALKYRHPERTPIVRVTATREDNGWVVSVTDNGMGIDPQFSERIFGIFQRLHTRDKFEGTGIGLAIVKKIVERAGGKVWVESNSGEGSAFHVVLPA
- a CDS encoding metal-sulfur cluster assembly factor, whose translation is MITEDDILEALRQVIDPDVGVNIVDLGLVEKVRIAPEGIYVDLIMTTPACPQSAYLSDESERVVRAAAKDELPVSVEVLDSPFWEPSRMSASAKSIMGWPG